One genomic region from Methanocaldococcus fervens AG86 encodes:
- a CDS encoding 2-isopropylmalate synthase, which yields MIIYREENEIIKKALENLNIPKRVYIFDTTLRDGEQTPGVSLTPEEKIEIAIKLDDLGVDVIEAGFPVSSLGEQEAIKKICSLNLNAEICGLARAVKKDIDVAIDCGVDRIHTFIATSPLHREYKLRKSKEEIIDIAVEAIEYIKEHGIKVEFSAEDATRTELDYLTEVYKKAVEAGADIINVPDTVGVMIPRAMYYLINELKKEIKVPISVHCHNDFGLAVANSLAAVEAGAEQVHCTINGLGERGGNAALEEVVMSLMSIYGIETNIKTEKLYETSQLVSKYTEIKVQPNKAIVGENAFAHESGIHAHGVLAHALTYEPIPPELVGQRRRIILGKHTGTHAIEAKLKELGIVVGKDINNEQFEEIVKRIKALGDKGKRVTDRDVEAIVEDVVGKLAKEDRVVELEQIAVMTGNRVIPTASVALKIEEEIKKTSAIGVGPVDAAVKAIQRAIGEKIKLKEYHINAITGGTDALAEVIVTLEGYGREITTKAASEDIVRASVEAVIDGINKILAKREK from the coding sequence ATGATAATTTATAGGGAAGAGAATGAAATTATAAAAAAAGCATTAGAGAATCTAAATATCCCAAAGAGGGTTTATATTTTTGATACAACACTTAGGGATGGTGAACAAACTCCTGGAGTTTCTTTAACACCAGAAGAAAAGATAGAAATAGCTATAAAATTGGATGATTTAGGTGTTGATGTTATTGAAGCAGGATTTCCAGTATCTTCATTAGGTGAGCAAGAAGCCATTAAAAAGATTTGTTCATTGAATTTAAATGCTGAGATTTGTGGATTGGCGAGAGCTGTAAAAAAAGATATTGATGTGGCAATAGATTGCGGAGTAGATAGGATTCACACTTTTATAGCAACATCTCCGCTACACAGGGAATATAAATTAAGAAAATCTAAAGAAGAAATTATTGATATAGCGGTTGAGGCGATTGAATACATAAAAGAACACGGAATTAAGGTGGAGTTTTCAGCAGAAGATGCAACAAGAACAGAACTTGACTATTTAACAGAGGTTTATAAAAAGGCAGTTGAGGCTGGAGCTGATATAATCAACGTTCCAGATACAGTAGGTGTTATGATACCAAGGGCTATGTATTATCTAATAAATGAGTTAAAGAAAGAGATAAAAGTTCCTATCTCTGTGCACTGCCACAATGATTTTGGTTTAGCTGTTGCCAACTCATTGGCCGCAGTTGAAGCAGGAGCTGAACAAGTTCACTGTACAATAAATGGTTTAGGGGAAAGGGGAGGAAATGCAGCATTAGAAGAGGTAGTTATGAGCTTAATGTCAATATATGGAATTGAAACCAATATTAAAACTGAAAAGTTGTATGAAACATCTCAACTTGTATCAAAATACACTGAAATTAAAGTTCAGCCAAATAAGGCTATTGTTGGAGAAAACGCCTTTGCACATGAAAGTGGAATTCATGCCCATGGTGTTTTAGCTCATGCTTTAACTTATGAACCAATTCCCCCAGAGTTAGTTGGACAGAGGAGAAGGATTATATTGGGTAAGCATACTGGAACTCATGCAATCGAGGCAAAGTTAAAAGAGCTTGGAATTGTAGTTGGTAAAGATATAAACAATGAGCAGTTTGAAGAAATTGTTAAGAGAATTAAAGCTCTTGGAGATAAAGGTAAGAGAGTTACAGATAGAGATGTTGAAGCAATAGTTGAAGATGTTGTAGGAAAATTGGCTAAAGAAGATAGAGTTGTTGAGTTGGAGCAAATAGCAGTTATGACGGGTAATAGGGTTATACCAACAGCTTCGGTTGCTTTAAAGATTGAAGAAGAGATTAAGAAAACCTCAGCTATTGGTGTTGGACCTGTAGATGCAGCAGTAAAAGCAATACAAAGAGCAATTGGAGAAAAAATTAAACTTAAAGAATACCACATAAATGCCATAACTGGAGGTACTGATGCTTTAGCAGAAGTTATTGTAACACTGGAAGGTTATGGTAGGGAAATAACGACAAAAGCAGCAAGTGAAGATATAGTCAGAGCTTCAGTTGAAGCAGTTATAGATGGGATTAACAAAATTTTAGCAAAAAGAGAAAAATAA
- a CDS encoding KamA family radical SAM protein → MGVNLTDKYETLDFKTFLEVFNIVPEIGGILEESESVGEAREKLFEFCKELEWEIRMGRIKFDNEVDRWLALKAINIFLNIISKDNERLAGFSTLEYLWRAYKGDEKVLKEITEGFVEEFRHLFLAMSGKANYSLGFLGERLLEEGVEFVDFSKIKGREAGIARSNFLDKVYDIMREYISRYPSGLDKRIILKRKKNREILEEFFGISDEEWFNYKWQFKNVIKGLKGIETLKELREETNFKISDEDLEIIEKAVKNGIPFGITPYYLHLFDFENPYVEDLAVRRQVIPPEWYVEKMMEHKEDRDKAFDFMGEHDTSPIDLVTRRYVPIAIIKPYESCPQICVYCQRNWMVQDFDTKAFKGWEKVEKALDWFAEHDSMIEILITGGDPFSLSDKAIERILNRVSEMDHVIGVRFGTRTIVTAPMRITDELAELLGSFEKSLMVSTHVESCYEITPEVKETVEKLRKNNIYVYNQHVFHRYVSRRFENVALRIALKKVGIIPYYTFYPKGKMEHKDYLVPIARLAQEVKEEARLLPGSFRTDEPIFNVPRMGKNHLRAWQDRELIAIKPNGSRVYLMHPWEKGIYPTKLYTYEDVPIKEYLDSLKEIGENVEDYKTIWYYY, encoded by the coding sequence ATGGGAGTAAATTTAACCGATAAATACGAAACACTCGACTTTAAAACGTTTTTAGAAGTTTTCAATATAGTTCCAGAAATTGGGGGGATTTTAGAAGAAAGTGAAAGTGTGGGGGAAGCAAGGGAAAAGTTATTTGAATTTTGTAAAGAATTGGAGTGGGAAATTAGGATGGGGAGGATAAAGTTTGATAATGAAGTAGATAGATGGCTCGCTTTAAAAGCTATAAATATATTTTTGAATATAATATCCAAAGACAATGAGAGATTAGCAGGTTTTAGTACTTTAGAATATTTGTGGAGAGCATATAAAGGAGATGAGAAAGTTTTAAAAGAAATTACGGAAGGATTTGTTGAAGAATTCAGGCATTTATTTTTGGCAATGTCTGGAAAAGCCAACTACTCCTTAGGATTTTTAGGAGAAAGATTATTGGAAGAAGGTGTTGAATTTGTTGATTTCAGCAAAATAAAAGGTAGGGAGGCAGGAATAGCAAGGTCTAACTTTTTGGACAAGGTTTATGATATAATGAGGGAGTATATAAGCAGATATCCAAGCGGATTGGATAAGAGAATTATCTTGAAAAGAAAGAAAAATAGAGAGATTTTAGAGGAGTTCTTTGGAATAAGTGATGAAGAGTGGTTTAACTACAAGTGGCAATTTAAGAATGTTATAAAAGGTTTGAAAGGAATTGAAACTTTAAAAGAGCTTAGAGAAGAGACAAACTTTAAAATATCTGATGAAGATTTAGAGATAATTGAAAAAGCTGTAAAGAATGGTATACCATTTGGTATAACTCCTTACTATCTACACTTATTTGACTTTGAAAATCCATATGTTGAGGATTTAGCAGTTAGAAGGCAGGTTATTCCACCAGAGTGGTATGTTGAAAAGATGATGGAACATAAGGAGGATAGAGACAAAGCATTTGACTTTATGGGAGAACATGACACTTCACCAATAGATCTAGTGACAAGGAGATACGTCCCTATAGCAATTATAAAGCCTTATGAATCTTGCCCACAAATTTGTGTCTATTGTCAGAGAAATTGGATGGTTCAAGATTTTGATACTAAAGCATTTAAAGGTTGGGAAAAAGTTGAAAAAGCTTTGGATTGGTTTGCTGAACATGATTCAATGATTGAAATCCTAATTACTGGAGGAGATCCTTTCAGCTTAAGTGATAAAGCAATTGAAAGGATATTAAATAGAGTTTCTGAGATGGATCATGTTATTGGGGTTAGGTTTGGAACAAGAACAATAGTAACAGCTCCAATGAGGATAACTGATGAGTTGGCTGAACTATTGGGAAGCTTTGAAAAGAGTTTAATGGTTTCAACACATGTAGAGAGCTGTTATGAAATAACTCCAGAAGTTAAGGAGACTGTTGAAAAATTGAGAAAAAACAACATATATGTCTATAATCAACACGTATTCCATAGGTATGTAAGTAGAAGATTTGAAAATGTAGCTTTAAGAATAGCTTTAAAGAAGGTTGGAATTATCCCATACTATACATTCTATCCAAAAGGAAAAATGGAACATAAAGATTATTTAGTTCCAATAGCAAGATTGGCTCAGGAAGTTAAAGAGGAAGCAAGGTTGTTGCCAGGTTCATTTAGAACAGATGAGCCTATATTCAACGTCCCAAGGATGGGAAAAAATCATTTAAGAGCTTGGCAGGATAGGGAGTTGATAGCAATAAAACCAAATGGAAGTAGGGTTTACTTAATGCATCCATGGGAGAAAGGTATTTATCCTACAAAACTCTACACTTATGAAGATGTGCCAATTAAAGAGTATCTAGACAGTTTGAAAGAAATTGGGGAGAATGTTGAAGATTACAAAACAATCTGGTATTACTACTAA
- a CDS encoding NAD(P)/FAD-dependent oxidoreductase encodes MKIAVVGAGPAGRTSAMFLAKNGFDVDLFEKERIGGTCLNYGCTYITGLREMADIINNLSILKGEKIHLEEIISFKELQEKINKIQDRIRNKLEKETKEAGVNIKYKEFKEKYEDNYDYVVYATGKNYPTSYDGYEVLTHKDIPNLRELPENILVIGGGAVAAEYASIFSDFGSNVVVYTRSKILKEIKDEDIRDYLMKKIINFKIINDKEEFEKLLKNEDYTKILAIGGKGVFETDEYLRVKNKEKTYACGDCVINGGGNTPISRMEGRVVAQNIFNEINNKPLIKPNYELIPKSIRLSLPISYVGKQTNEYKTIRSCVGKGNFFKVLSGVGINKIYYENGKIVGAIAMMPCSEILPYFTQLIKGIDVYYDFIEIHPSTDIFYKEFRQ; translated from the coding sequence ATGAAAATAGCTGTTGTTGGAGCAGGGCCTGCTGGAAGAACATCAGCTATGTTTTTAGCAAAAAATGGCTTTGATGTAGATTTATTTGAGAAGGAGAGGATTGGAGGAACGTGCTTAAACTACGGATGCACTTATATAACAGGATTAAGAGAGATGGCAGATATTATCAATAATTTGAGTATTTTGAAAGGGGAAAAAATCCATTTAGAAGAAATAATTTCATTTAAAGAGTTGCAGGAAAAGATAAATAAAATTCAAGATAGAATAAGGAATAAATTGGAAAAAGAAACAAAAGAAGCTGGAGTAAATATAAAATACAAAGAATTTAAGGAAAAATATGAAGATAACTACGATTATGTAGTTTATGCCACTGGAAAAAATTATCCAACTTCCTATGATGGTTATGAGGTATTAACTCACAAAGATATTCCGAATTTGAGAGAATTGCCAGAAAATATTTTAGTAATTGGTGGAGGAGCTGTTGCTGCAGAATACGCCTCAATATTTTCTGATTTTGGAAGTAATGTTGTTGTATATACAAGATCTAAAATCTTAAAGGAAATTAAGGATGAGGATATTAGAGATTACCTAATGAAAAAAATTATAAATTTTAAAATAATTAATGACAAAGAAGAATTTGAAAAGCTTTTAAAAAATGAAGATTATACAAAAATTTTAGCAATTGGTGGAAAAGGAGTTTTTGAAACTGATGAATATTTAAGGGTTAAAAATAAAGAGAAAACTTACGCCTGCGGAGATTGTGTAATAAATGGAGGAGGGAACACACCAATATCAAGAATGGAAGGAAGGGTTGTGGCTCAAAACATTTTTAATGAAATAAACAATAAACCTTTAATAAAGCCAAATTATGAGTTAATCCCAAAGAGTATTAGGCTGTCTTTGCCAATATCCTATGTAGGAAAGCAAACAAATGAATACAAAACAATAAGAAGCTGTGTAGGTAAAGGTAATTTCTTTAAAGTTTTGAGTGGCGTTGGGATAAATAAAATCTATTATGAAAATGGAAAGATTGTTGGAGCTATAGCTATGATGCCCTGCTCTGAAATTTTGCCATATTTCACTCAATTAATTAAAGGAATAGATGTTTATTATGATTTTATTGAGATTCATCCTTCAACGGATATATTCTATAAAGAGTTTAGGCAGTAA
- the pheA gene encoding prephenate dehydratase, giving the protein MIIYTLPKGTYSEIAAKKFLNYIDGNYKIDYCNSIYDVFEKVANNSLGVVPIENSIEGSVSLTQDLLLQFKDIKILGELALDIHHNLIGYDKNKIKTVISHPQALAQCRNYIKKHGWEVKAVESTAKAVRIVAESGDETLGAIGSKESAEYYNLKILDENIEDYKNNKTRFILIGKYVKFKNIPEKYKVSIVFELKEDKPGALYHILKEFAERNINLTRIESRPSKKRLGTYIFYIDFENNKENLDEILKSLEKYTTFIILLGRYPVFE; this is encoded by the coding sequence ATGATTATTTACACGTTACCAAAAGGAACGTACAGCGAAATAGCAGCTAAAAAATTTTTAAACTATATTGATGGGAATTATAAGATAGATTATTGTAATTCAATATACGATGTGTTTGAGAAAGTAGCTAATAATAGCTTAGGAGTAGTTCCAATAGAAAACTCTATTGAGGGCTCGGTATCCTTAACACAGGATTTGTTATTGCAATTTAAAGATATTAAGATATTAGGGGAATTGGCTTTAGATATTCACCACAATTTAATTGGGTATGATAAAAATAAGATAAAAACAGTTATCTCCCATCCTCAGGCTTTGGCTCAATGTAGAAATTACATAAAAAAACATGGCTGGGAAGTTAAGGCAGTAGAAAGCACAGCTAAGGCTGTAAGGATTGTTGCTGAGAGTGGAGATGAAACTTTGGGGGCTATTGGTTCAAAAGAGTCTGCCGAATATTACAACCTAAAAATATTGGATGAAAATATTGAGGATTATAAAAACAATAAGACGAGATTTATTTTAATTGGTAAATATGTTAAATTTAAAAATATTCCAGAAAAATATAAGGTTTCGATAGTTTTTGAATTAAAAGAAGATAAGCCAGGGGCTTTATATCACATTTTAAAAGAATTCGCTGAAAGAAACATAAACTTAACGAGGATTGAGTCGAGACCTTCAAAAAAGAGATTAGGAACTTACATATTTTACATTGACTTTGAAAATAACAAAGAAAATTTGGATGAAATTTTAAAATCTTTAGAGAAATATACAACCTTTATCATTCTTTTAGGTAGATATCCTGTTTTTGAATAG
- a CDS encoding class I SAM-dependent methyltransferase: MKEVKNFYDKWEPESFPNYIQLLINFADELIFEELNLLLKKFKNFKNKEDFLVLDCGCGFGAFYNLTKDFNTLYLDISLNLLKKFKLNERKICANILHLPFKDEVFDLVVCINVLEHVNHLNALNEIKRVLKNNGKLIVVVVNKDSLIKEEIFNDFEIYHRPLSAEDFKVNGFKINYISSVYYLPSIFKIFPPIILSKILKHWKIVDKKLSKIFKNRGQFLIIEMVKE, from the coding sequence ATGAAAGAAGTTAAAAATTTTTATGATAAATGGGAGCCAGAGAGTTTCCCAAATTATATACAACTGCTTATAAATTTTGCCGATGAGTTAATTTTTGAAGAATTAAATTTATTATTAAAAAAATTTAAAAATTTTAAAAATAAAGAAGATTTTTTAGTTTTGGACTGTGGATGTGGTTTTGGAGCTTTTTATAATTTAACAAAAGATTTTAATACCTTATATTTGGATATTTCCCTAAATTTACTCAAAAAATTTAAACTAAATGAGAGGAAAATTTGTGCCAACATCCTACATTTACCTTTTAAAGATGAGGTTTTTGATTTAGTGGTATGCATAAACGTTTTGGAACATGTAAATCATTTAAATGCCTTAAATGAAATAAAAAGGGTTTTAAAAAATAATGGAAAGTTAATAGTTGTTGTTGTAAATAAAGACAGCCTAATTAAGGAAGAGATATTTAACGACTTTGAGATTTATCATAGACCTTTATCTGCTGAAGATTTTAAAGTAAATGGGTTTAAAATCAATTACATAAGCTCAGTATATTACCTACCTTCAATTTTTAAGATATTTCCCCCAATAATTTTATCAAAAATCTTAAAGCACTGGAAAATTGTAGACAAAAAACTTTCAAAAATCTTTAAAAATAGAGGGCAGTTTTTGATTATAGAGATGGTGAAAGAATGA
- the hsdR gene encoding EcoAI/FtnUII family type I restriction enzme subunit R, with protein MPLSEADTREKFVIPKLKEYGWTEENIIREYKIKSDRFYVKGEDYEIIKSPNKFADIVLKVNNIIVGVVEVKREDIPADKGLPQAIDYAKRLDVPIAYTTNGKEIIIYDRRIPKTERVDNFLSPKELYQIYKEWKGLEDKNLSPLEYPYYNDPTKKLRSYQETAIKRVIEAMLKGQKRILLTMATGTGKTFTSFQIVWKLIKSGFISRVLFLTDRIFLRDQAYEAYEPFKGARFKIESGKFNKNRQIYFSTYQTLYTDNFYKQIPEDFFDLIIIDECHRSRYGRWGEIVEHFKDAYHLGMTATPRREDNIDVYEYFGEPVFEYSLAQAIEDGYLVPYKIYKILTNIDIEGLDISQAEEIIYDDEINPENLKDFYLPSEFERTISLPDRTRKMCEKLLNIMNKTDKKAKTIIFCVDTEHAEIVKNTINQLTNNENFAVKIVHEDKNDLEIFRDSESNYPIVATTVDLLSTGVDIPDVKNIVFMRPISSRVLFKQIIGRGSRLANNKGFFRIIDFTNATRLIDEWDIPKPPKLKVEEIPEEPYNKIIKGYVIDKDTKEPIFDARVKIKIGRFEKETYTNKYGYFELKELPSNPLLNIIISKDGYVPLRRKVAPNEENYFFELKPIKKKPKKITVRGIVVEIAEEIEVEVNGTNVSYAEYKRYVKENIVKEIHTLEDLKDVWINDKKRKEFLDKLKEKCIDIDLIRDLEDMDEVDGFDIMAHLVFDVPLLTRNDRVNYFINKHLYKIDKYGRDIRDIVLSMLEKYKRGGIDNLSPKVLLTQDMKRKGALNKLKAKVKNIPQFINEIKSNIYELEIYNHT; from the coding sequence ATGCCTTTAAGTGAGGCAGACACGAGAGAAAAATTTGTTATTCCAAAACTAAAAGAATATGGATGGACAGAAGAGAATATAATTAGAGAATATAAAATAAAAAGCGATAGGTTTTATGTAAAAGGAGAGGATTACGAAATAATAAAATCACCAAACAAATTTGCAGATATTGTTTTAAAAGTTAATAACATAATAGTCGGGGTTGTAGAAGTAAAGAGAGAAGACATTCCAGCAGATAAAGGGCTACCTCAAGCAATTGACTATGCAAAAAGATTAGATGTTCCAATTGCTTACACAACAAATGGGAAAGAAATAATTATCTACGATAGAAGAATCCCAAAAACTGAGAGAGTTGATAACTTTCTATCCCCAAAAGAACTCTACCAAATATATAAAGAATGGAAAGGACTTGAAGATAAAAATCTATCTCCATTGGAATATCCTTACTACAATGACCCAACAAAAAAATTAAGAAGCTACCAAGAAACAGCAATAAAAAGAGTTATAGAGGCAATGCTAAAAGGACAGAAAAGAATTTTATTAACAATGGCTACTGGAACCGGAAAAACATTCACATCCTTTCAAATTGTTTGGAAATTGATAAAAAGCGGGTTTATTTCAAGGGTTTTGTTTTTAACTGATAGGATATTTTTAAGAGACCAAGCTTATGAAGCTTATGAACCATTTAAAGGTGCAAGGTTTAAAATAGAATCAGGAAAATTTAACAAAAATAGGCAAATCTATTTTTCAACATATCAAACACTCTATACAGACAACTTTTATAAACAAATTCCAGAGGACTTTTTTGATTTAATTATTATAGATGAATGCCACAGGTCGAGATATGGAAGATGGGGAGAGATAGTAGAGCATTTTAAAGATGCCTATCACTTAGGAATGACTGCAACACCAAGAAGAGAAGACAACATAGATGTTTATGAATACTTTGGAGAGCCAGTTTTTGAATATTCATTGGCACAAGCAATAGAGGATGGTTACCTCGTTCCATATAAAATATACAAAATCCTAACAAATATAGATATTGAGGGATTAGACATTTCCCAAGCAGAAGAGATAATTTATGATGACGAAATTAATCCAGAAAACTTAAAAGATTTCTACCTTCCTTCTGAATTTGAAAGAACTATATCTCTACCAGATAGAACAAGAAAAATGTGTGAAAAACTTCTTAATATTATGAATAAAACTGATAAAAAAGCAAAGACAATAATATTCTGTGTAGATACTGAACATGCAGAGATAGTGAAAAACACCATAAACCAACTTACAAACAATGAGAATTTTGCTGTAAAAATTGTTCATGAAGACAAAAATGACTTAGAAATATTTAGAGATTCTGAAAGCAATTATCCAATAGTAGCAACAACAGTAGATTTGTTATCAACTGGAGTTGATATCCCAGATGTTAAAAATATCGTTTTTATGAGGCCTATAAGCTCAAGAGTTTTATTTAAACAAATTATTGGAAGAGGTTCAAGATTAGCAAATAATAAAGGATTTTTTAGAATAATTGATTTTACAAATGCTACACGGCTAATAGATGAATGGGACATACCAAAACCACCAAAGTTGAAGGTTGAAGAAATCCCAGAAGAGCCATACAACAAAATAATAAAAGGCTATGTAATAGATAAAGATACCAAAGAACCAATATTTGATGCAAGAGTAAAAATAAAAATTGGAAGATTTGAAAAAGAAACTTACACAAACAAATATGGATACTTTGAATTAAAAGAACTGCCATCAAATCCACTGCTAAATATAATCATCTCAAAAGATGGCTATGTTCCATTAAGAAGGAAAGTAGCTCCCAACGAAGAAAATTATTTCTTTGAATTAAAGCCAATAAAGAAAAAACCTAAGAAAATAACTGTTAGAGGAATTGTCGTTGAAATTGCAGAAGAAATAGAAGTTGAAGTTAATGGAACTAATGTATCTTATGCAGAATATAAAAGATATGTGAAAGAAAACATAGTAAAAGAAATACACACCTTAGAAGATTTAAAAGATGTTTGGATAAATGATAAAAAAAGAAAAGAATTTTTAGATAAGTTAAAAGAAAAATGCATAGATATTGACCTTATAAGAGACCTCGAAGATATGGATGAAGTGGATGGCTTTGATATTATGGCACATCTTGTATTTGATGTCCCTTTATTAACGAGAAATGATAGGGTGAATTATTTCATAAATAAACATCTTTATAAAATAGACAAATATGGTAGAGATATTAGAGATATTGTTTTATCAATGCTTGAAAAGTATAAAAGAGGAGGTATCGATAATTTATCACCAAAAGTTCTACTAACACAAGATATGAAAAGAAAAGGAGCTTTAAATAAATTAAAAGCAAAAGTGAAAAATATTCCACAGTTTATAAATGAAATTAAAAGTAATATCTACGAGTTGGAAATTTATAACCATACTTAA
- a CDS encoding ATP-binding protein, whose product MKFFNREKEIKEILSILEGEPNLIYFIYGSINSGKTALIKHIIENKLTDDYKVFYINFRTYLISEKREFIEAIFTTKKYDFFEKIKDKDEVLNLITKGVRILTGIPIPEVEFDKLFEEKINDAFQYLNSLLLAVKKSGKKPILIFDELQMIKDVVLNGQKYLLKELFQFLVSLTKEQHLCHVFCLSSDSLFIEYVYNTGELEGRADYILVDDFDKETALKFMDFLADDILNKKLSDEDKELIYSYVGGKPISIETVINKLRYERLKDILDSMLKDTTQKLKYFLKDLDYIKPKVEVGNEIVEIKKEDIIEALKLFKENYEVSDDNIAKPIYVYLIKKNILFLNPIEGTLKPQSYLVWNAIKKLL is encoded by the coding sequence ATGAAATTTTTCAACAGAGAAAAAGAAATAAAAGAAATTCTATCAATCTTAGAAGGAGAGCCAAATTTAATTTATTTTATCTACGGCTCTATAAATAGTGGAAAAACTGCTTTAATAAAACATATCATAGAAAACAAACTAACTGATGACTATAAGGTTTTCTATATTAATTTCAGAACCTATTTAATCTCAGAAAAGAGGGAGTTTATTGAGGCAATCTTCACAACTAAAAAATATGATTTCTTTGAAAAGATTAAAGATAAGGATGAGGTTTTGAATTTAATAACCAAAGGTGTTAGGATTTTAACTGGCATCCCTATACCAGAGGTAGAGTTTGATAAGTTATTTGAAGAAAAGATAAACGACGCTTTCCAGTATTTAAACAGCTTATTGTTAGCTGTTAAAAAGAGTGGGAAAAAGCCGATATTAATATTTGATGAATTGCAGATGATTAAAGATGTAGTTCTAAATGGGCAAAAATATTTGTTAAAAGAATTGTTTCAGTTTTTAGTATCTTTAACAAAAGAACAGCATTTATGTCATGTTTTTTGTCTATCATCGGATAGCTTATTTATTGAATATGTTTATAACACTGGGGAGTTAGAAGGGAGAGCTGATTATATTTTAGTGGATGATTTTGATAAAGAAACTGCTTTAAAGTTTATGGATTTTTTAGCAGATGATATTTTAAATAAAAAATTATCTGATGAGGATAAAGAGTTAATTTATTCCTATGTAGGTGGGAAGCCGATATCAATAGAAACAGTTATTAATAAATTGAGATATGAACGTTTAAAGGACATTTTAGATTCAATGCTTAAAGATACTACTCAAAAACTGAAATATTTCTTAAAGGACTTGGATTATATAAAACCTAAAGTTGAAGTTGGAAATGAAATTGTTGAGATTAAAAAAGAAGATATTATAGAGGCGTTAAAATTATTTAAAGAAAATTATGAAGTTAGTGATGATAATATAGCAAAGCCGATTTATGTTTATTTAATTAAGAAAAACATCCTATTCCTAAATCCAATAGAAGGAACTTTAAAACCTCAATCTTATTTAGTTTGGAACGCTATAAAGAAATTGCTATAA
- a CDS encoding restriction endonuclease subunit S, whose amino-acid sequence MYELPEGWKWVKLKEIIKTEKGKKPKNLIKEKNNNALPYLTADYFRTGILKQYSEENEKLRIVKPGDLVLIWDGSKAGDIFISDIEGILASTMVKLIIKNKEVHPKFIYFVIKHYFPILNKNTTGAGIPHVSKEVFNNLLIPIPFKDGKPDLEKQKQIVEKIEKIFNEIDKAIKLREKAINETKELFNAVLNKIFKEAEEGERWKWVKFENIVDFKMGKTPKRSEKRYWENGVYHWVSIGDMQDKYINTTKEKISEEAFREVFKGKIVPKGTLLMSFKLTIGRTAILNIDAVHNEAIISIYPKEEILRDYLYWVLQSIDYKKYINPAIKGHTLNKEILKNLLIPIPYKDNKPDIEKQKQIANYLDNLSEKIKQLEQLQEKQLNLFKELKESILNKAFEGELI is encoded by the coding sequence ATGTATGAGTTGCCAGAGGGTTGGAAATGGGTAAAATTGAAAGAAATAATAAAAACAGAAAAAGGAAAAAAACCTAAAAACCTAATAAAAGAAAAAAATAATAATGCATTACCATATTTAACAGCAGATTATTTCAGAACAGGAATTTTAAAACAATATTCAGAAGAAAATGAAAAATTAAGAATAGTAAAGCCAGGGGATTTGGTTTTAATATGGGATGGTTCAAAAGCAGGAGATATTTTTATTTCAGATATTGAAGGGATATTGGCTTCAACAATGGTAAAATTAATTATTAAAAATAAAGAGGTTCATCCAAAATTTATTTATTTTGTTATAAAGCATTATTTCCCAATTCTTAATAAAAATACAACTGGTGCTGGAATTCCACACGTCTCAAAAGAAGTATTTAATAACTTATTAATCCCAATCCCATTTAAAGATGGAAAGCCAGATTTAGAAAAACAAAAACAAATCGTTGAAAAGATTGAAAAAATCTTTAATGAAATAGACAAGGCAATAAAATTAAGAGAAAAGGCAATAAATGAAACAAAAGAGCTATTTAATGCAGTGTTAAATAAGATTTTTAAAGAGGCAGAGGAAGGAGAAAGGTGGAAATGGGTTAAATTTGAAAATATTGTTGATTTTAAAATGGGAAAAACACCAAAAAGAAGTGAGAAAAGATATTGGGAAAATGGGGTTTATCATTGGGTTTCTATTGGAGATATGCAAGATAAATATATAAACACTACAAAAGAAAAAATTTCAGAAGAAGCATTTAGAGAAGTTTTTAAAGGGAAAATTGTTCCAAAAGGAACATTATTAATGAGTTTTAAATTGACTATTGGAAGAACTGCAATTTTAAATATTGATGCTGTCCATAATGAAGCAATTATATCAATTTATCCAAAAGAAGAAATTTTGAGAGATTATTTATATTGGGTTCTGCAATCAATTGATTATAAAAAATACATAAATCCAGCAATAAAAGGACATACATTAAATAAGGAAATTTTAAAGAATCTCTTAATCCCAATACCATACAAAGATAACAAACCAGACATAGAGAAACAAAAACAAATAGCAAACTATTTAGACAATTTAAGTGAAAAAATTAAACAATTAGAGCAACTACAAGAAAAGCAGTTAAACTTATTCAAAGAATTAAAAGAGAGTATTTTAAATAAAGCATTTGAGGGGGAGTTGATATAA